One stretch of Manis pentadactyla isolate mManPen7 chromosome 10, mManPen7.hap1, whole genome shotgun sequence DNA includes these proteins:
- the KRT6A gene encoding keratin, type II cytoskeletal 6A: protein MSSQSRSQCGFSASSARVPGVCRSGFSSMSVSRSRGSGGLGGACGGAGFGSRSLYSLGGSRRISTGVGSCAISGGYGGRAVGGYGFAGGVGSGYGFGGGAGGGFGLGGGAGFAGGYGGRGFPVCPPGGIQEVTINQNLLTPLNLQIDPTIQRVRTEEREQIKTLNNKFASFIDKVRFLEQQNKVLDTKWTLLQEQGTKTVRQNLEPLFEQYISNLRRQLDSILGERGRLDSELRSMQDVVEDYKNKYEDEINKRTAAENEFVTLKKDVDAAYMNKVELQAKVDSLTDEINFLRAFYEAELAQMQTHISDTSVVLSMDNNRNLDLDSIIAEVKAQYEEIAQRSRAEAESWYQTKYEELQVTAGRHGDDLRNTKQEISELNRMIQRLRSEIDHVKKQCANLQAAIADAEQRGEMALKDAKNKLADLEDALQKAKQDMARLLKDYQELMNVKLALDVEIATYRKLLEGEECRLNGEGVGQVNISVVQSTVSSGYGSASGAGSGLGVGGGMGYSYGSGPSLGGGFSTGSGRGLGGGLSSTGGSSSTIKYTTSSSSRKSYQH from the exons ATGAGTAGCCAAAGCAGAAGCCAATGCGGCTTCAGTGCCAGCTCAGCCAGAGTCCCCGGGGTCTGCCGCTCCGGCTTCAGTAGCATGTCCGTATCCAGATCCAGGGGCAGCGGTGGCCTCGGTGGAGCGTGCGGGGGAGCTGGCTTTGGGAGCCGCAGCCTCTACAGCCTGGGGGGCTCCAGGAGGATCTCCACTGGCGTGGGCAGCTGTGCCATCAGTGGCGGATATGGTGGCAGAGCTGTGGGCGGCTATGGCTTTGCAGGTGGAGTCGGGAGCGGATACGGTTTCGGCGGTGGAGCAGGTGGTGGCTTTGGGCTCGGGGGTGGCGCTGGATTTGCTGGAGGCTATGGGGGCCGTGGCTTCCCTGTGTGTCCCCCTGGAGGCATCCAAGAGGTCACCATCAACCAGAATCTCCTCACTCCTCTGAACCTGCAAATCGACCCCACCATCCAGCGGGTGAGGACTGAGGAGCGGGAGCAGATCAAGACCCTCAACAACAAGTTTGCCTCCTTCATCGACAAG GTGCGGTTCCTGGAGCAGCAGAACAAGGTCCTGGACACCAAGTGGACCCTGCTGCAGGAGCAGGGCACCAAGACTGTGAGGCAGAACCTGGAGCCTCTGTTCGAACAGTACATCAGCAACCTCAGGAGACAGCTGGACAGCATCCTGGGGGAGCGAGGCCGCCTGGACTCGGAGCTGAGGAGCATGCAGGACGTGGTGGAGGACTACAAGAACAA ATATGAAGATGAAATCAACAAGCGCACAGCAGCAGAGAATGAATTTGTGACTCTGAAGAAG GATGTGGATGCTGCCTACATGAATAAGGTTGAACTGCAAGCCAAGGTAGACTCTCTGACAGATGAGATCAACTTCTTGAGAGCCTTCTATGAAGCA GAACTGGCTCAGATGCAAACCCACATCTCAGACACGTCCGTGGTCCTGTCCATGGACAACAACCGCAACCTGGACCTGGACAGCATCATCGCCGAGGTCAAGGCCCAGTACGAGGAGATCGCCCAGAGGAGCCGGGCTGAGGCTGAGTCCTGGTACCAGACCAAG TATGAGGAGCTGCAGGTCACAGCTGGCAGACACGGGGATGACCTGCGCAACACCAAGCAGGAGATTTCCGAGCTCAACCGCATGATCCAGAGGCTGAGATCCGAGATCGACCACGTCAAGAAACAG TGCGCCAACCTGCAGGCCGCCATTGCTGATGCTGAGCAGCGTGGAGAGATGGCCCTCAAGGATGCCAAGAATAAGCTGGCTGACCTGGAGGACGCCCTGCAGAAGGCCAAGCAGGACATGGCGCGGCTGCTGAAGGACTACCAGGAGCTGATGAACGTCAAGCTGGCCCTGGACGTGGAGATCGCCACCTACAGAAAGCTGCTGGAGGGCGAGGAGTGCAG GCTGAACGGGGAAGGCGTCGGACAAGTCAACATCT CCGTGGTGCAGTCCACCGTCTCCAGTGGCTACGGCAGCGCCAGTGGCGCCGGCAGCGGCCTGGGTGTGGGCGGAGGCATGGGCTACTCCTATGGCAGCGGTCCCAGCCTCGGAGGTGGCTTCAGTACTGGCAGTGGCAGAGGCCTCGGGGGTGGCCTGAGCTCCACTGGAGGCAGCAGCTCCACCATCAAATACACCACCTCATCCTCCAGCAGGAAGAGCTACCAGCACTGA
- the LOC118927163 gene encoding keratin, type II cytoskeletal 6A-like, which yields AQPTITVYNDSWEAHPTPAPLSSPLQPSAPSPCPSSGTRTTRSTMSSQSRSQCGFSASSARVPGVCRSGFSSMSVSRSRGSGGLGGACGGAGFGSRSLYSLGGSRRISTGVGSCAISGGYGGRAVGGYGFAGGVGSGYGFGGGAGGGFGLGGGAGFAGGYGGRGFPVCPPGGIQEVTINQNLLTPLNLQIDPTIQRVRTEEREQIKTLNNKFASFIDKVRFLEQQNKVLDTKWTLLQEQGTKTVRQNLEPLFEQYISNLRRQLDSILGERGRLDSELRSMQDVVEDYKNKYEDEINKRTAAENEFVTLKKDVDAAYMNKVELQAKVDSLTDEINFLRAFYEAELAQMQTHISDTSVVLSMDNNRNLDLDSIIAEVKAQYEEIAQRSRAEAESWYQTKYEELQVTAGRHGDDLRNTKQEISELNRMIQRLRSEIDHVKKQCANLQAAIADAEQRGEMALKDAKNKLADLEDALQKAKQDMARLLKDYQELMNVKLALDVEIATYRKLLEGEECRLNGEGVGQVNISVVQSTVSSGYGSASGAGSGLGVGGSMGYSYGNGPSLGGGFSTGSGRGLGGGLSSTGGSSSTIKYTTSSSSRKSYQH from the exons GCCCAGCCCACAATCACGGTATATAACGACTCCTGGGAAGCTCAtcccacacctgctcctctcagctctCCCCTCCAGCCTTCAGCTCCTTCTCCCTGCCCATCTTCAGGAACCAGGACAACCAGGTCCACCATGAGTAGCCAAAGCAGAAGCCAATGCGGCTTCAGTGCCAGCTCAGCCAGAGTCCCCGGGGTCTGCCGCTCCGGCTTCAGTAGCATGTCCGTATCCCGATCCAGGGGCAGCGGTGGCCTCGGTGGAGCGTGCGGGGGAGCTGGCTTTGGGAGCCGCAGCCTCTACAGCCTGGGGGGCTCCAGGAGGATCTCCACTGGCGTGGGCAGCTGTGCCATCAGTGGCGGATATGGTGGCAGAGCTGTGGGCGGCTATGGCTTTGCAGGTGGAGTCGGGAGCGGATACGGTTTCGGCGGTGGAGCAGGTGGTGGCTTTGGGCTTGGGGGTGGCGCTGGATTTGCTGGAGGCTATGGGGGCCGTGGCTTCCCTGTGTGTCCCCCTGGAGGCATCCAAGAGGTCACCATCAACCAGAATCTCCTCACTCCTCTGAACCTGCAAATCGACCCCACCATCCAGCGGGTGAGGACTGAGGAGCGGGAGCAGATCAAGACCCTCAACAACAAGTTTGCCTCCTTCATCGACAAG GTGCGGTTCCTGGAGCAGCAGAACAAGGTCCTGGACACCAAGTGGACCCTGCTGCAGGAGCAGGGCACCAAGACTGTGAGGCAGAACCTGGAGCCTCTGTTCGAACAGTACATCAGCAACCTCAGGAGACAGCTGGACAGCATCCTGGGGGAGCGAGGCCGCCTGGACTCGGAGCTGAGGAGCATGCAGGACGTGGTGGAGGACTACAAGAACAA ATATGAAGATGAAATCAACAAGCGCACAGCAGCAGAGAATGAATTTGTGACTCTGAAGAAG GATGTGGATGCTGCCTACATGAATAAGGTTGAACTGCAAGCCAAGGTAGACTCTCTGACAGATGAGATCAACTTCTTGAGAGCCTTCTATGAAGCA GAACTGGCTCAGATGCAAACCCACATCTCAGACACGTCCGTGGTCCTGTCCATGGACAACAACCGCAACCTGGACCTGGACAGCATCATCGCCGAGGTCAAGGCCCAGTATGAGGAGATCGCCCAGAGGAGCCGGGCTGAGGCTGAGTCCTGGTACCAGACCAAG TATGAGGAGCTGCAGGTCACAGCTGGCAGACACGGGGATGACCTGCGCAACACCAAGCAGGAGATTTCCGAGCTCAACCGCATGATCCAGAGGCTGAGATCCGAGATCGACCACGTCAAGAAACAG TGCGCCAACCTGCAGGCCGCCATTGCTGATGCTGAGCAGCGTGGAGAGATGGCCCTCAAGGATGCCAAGAATAAGCTGGCTGACCTGGAGGACGCCCTGCAGAAGGCCAAACAGGACATGGCGCGGCTGCTGAAGGACTACCAGGAGCTGATGAACGTCAAGCTGGCCCTGGACGTGGAGATCGCCACCTACAGGAAGTTGCTGGAGGGCGAGGAGTGCAG GCTGAACGGGGAAGGCGTCGGACAAGTCAACATCT CCGTGGTGCAGTCCACCGTCTCCAGTGGCTACGGCAGTGCCAGTGGCGCCGGCAGCGGCCTGGGTGTGGGTGGAAGCATGGGCTACTCCTATGGCAACGGTCCCAGCCTCGGAGGTGGCTTCAGTACTGGCAGTGGCAGAGGCCTCGGGGGTGGCCTGAGCTCCACTGGAGGCAGCAGCTCCACCATCAAATACACCACCTCATCCTCCAGCAGGAAGAGCTACCAGCACTGA